A DNA window from Labrus mixtus chromosome 4, fLabMix1.1, whole genome shotgun sequence contains the following coding sequences:
- the ppp1r15b gene encoding protein phosphatase 1 regulatory subunit 15B yields the protein MSTIRGSEKGSSERTALERFGSGGMALLPWTKQMLTVLWEQLRLLVQVIYYTFMSVFQLFRFEVHLRITDETGQHIQHMTAAASQTDSFLFSSLFDGENGVMVGGSNPLSNFCADVPFTGKSTAEALLSSLRADDLCCGLVDDFVSRTTSKEDNIFLGHQSSWKMGFPGDWNFFLSSSDSSNDGCHQSCEKIFKQDFSKEKIFKQDTSEEERSSHWSSEEDHNVVEFDSEESKALWESLSRSSDPYNPFFFSACISTNTNMMKSKSGAKDGSATDVMSVSKATEEMFGPRGLNIWVSRSDSESSWSSWASSDSSSPDIDKEESERLLDFFSSPEDPYNPMCFTACTVTNTSPKTTNTSTVSKPSPAPPPKSDTDTEEKTSSFPPSSEDDEEEQLLWKSLCQKDDPYHPLNFQACLQSSPTTTTTTTLQSGKDQAPPDVPDTKTPPMKSKRCEEEAKTPQKSRAKKPSLPQRGLKQHSHPDKTLVPWKRPGQTPPSKPEERKENKAGSTQKKVRFSPLVQVHVMQTWPFARQASRKGHWEEMVRDRDRFRRRIQETEQAIGHCFTQPHRERMRAYVDGALK from the exons ATGTCTACGATTCGTGGTTCCGAGAAGGGTTCTTCTGAACGGACGGCTCTGGAGAGGTTCGGTAGCGGAGGGATGGCTCTTCTTCCCTGGACTAAACAGATGCTCACCGTGCTGTGGGAACAGCTTCGGCTGCTGGTTCAGGTCATTTACTACACCTTCATGTCAG TTTTCCAGTTGTTCCGGTTTGAGGTCCATCTGAGAATCACAGACGAGACAGGTCAACACATCCAGCACATGACCGCAGCGGCCAGCCAGACAGATTCCTTCCTGTTTTCCTCGCTGTTTGACGGAGAAAACGGTGTGATGGTCGGCGGTTCCAATCCCCTCTCTAACTTCTGTGCTGACGTCCCGTTCACCGGGAAATCGACTGCCGAGGCCCTGCTGTCCAGTCTGCGAGCCGACGACCTCTGCTGCGGATTAGTGGACGACTTTGTGTCCAGAACAACCAGCAAAGAAGACAACATCTTTCTGGGACACCAGTCCAGCTGGAAAATGGGCTTCCCCGGCGACTGGAACTTCTTTTTGTCGAGCAGTGACAGCTCCAACGACGGCTGCCACCAGAGTTGTGAGAAAATCTTCAAACAGGATTTTTCCAAAGAGAAAATTTTCAAACAAGACAcatcagaggaagagaggagctCTCACTGGAGTAGTGAGGAAGACCACAACGTAGTAGAATTCGACAGTGAGGAAAGTAAGGCGCTTTGGGAGTCCCTGTCGAGATCCAGTGATCCCTACaaccctttctttttctctgcctgcatttcaacaaacacaaacatgatgaaGAGTAAAAGTGGGGCAAAAGACGGCAGCGCTACTGACGTCATGTCAGTGAGCAAAGCCACCGAGGAGATGTTCGGGCCTCGAGGCCTGAACATCTGGGTCAGTCGCTCTGACAGCGAGAGCAGCTGGAGTAGCTGGGCCAGTTCAGACAGTTCGAGTCCCGACATCGACAAGGAGGAGAGCGAGAGGCTGCTGGACTTCTTCAGCAGCCCAGAAGACCCCTACAACCCCATGTGCTTCACTGCCTGCACagtcaccaacacatcacctaAAACCACCAACACCAGCACAGTCTCTAaaccctctcctgctcctcctcccaaGTCAGACACAGACACCGAGGAGAAGACCAGCAGCTTCCCTCCTTCATCTGAGGATGACGAAGAAGAGCAGCTCCTGTGGAAATCCCTCTGCCAAAAGGACGACCCGTACCACCCTCTCAACTTTCAGGCCTGTCTCCAGAGctccccaacaacaacaacaacaacaacactccaGTCTGGAAAAGATCAGGCTCCCCCTGATGTTCCAGACACTAAAACCCCTCCCATGAAGAGCAAAAGATGTGAAGAAGAAGCTAAAACACCCCAAAAATCCAGAGCCAAAAAGCCCTCACTTCCACAGAGGGGGTTAAAGCAGCACTCCCATCCAGACAAAACTCTGGTACCCTGGAAAAGACCCGGACAAACACCTCCATCAAagccagaggagaggaaggaaaacaaGGCTGGCAGCACCCAGAAAAAG GTGCGATTCTCTCCTCTAGTCCAAGTCCACGTCATGCAGACCTGGCCGTTTGCCCGGCAGGCGTCTCGCAAAGGACACTGGGAAGAAATGGTTCGAGACCGGGACCGCTTCCGAAGGCGGATCCAGGAAACGGAGCAGGCCATCGGGCACTGCTTCACCCAGCCTCACAGAGAGAGGATGCGGGCGTATGTGGACGGTGccttgaaataa
- the rps13 gene encoding 40S ribosomal protein S13: MGRMHAPGKGLSQSALPYRRSVPTWLKLTSDDVKEQIFKLAKKGLTPSQIGVILRDSHGVAQVRFVTGNKILRILKTKGLAPDLPEDLYHLIKKAVAVRKHLERNRKDKDAKFRLILIESRIHRLARYYKTKRVLAPNWKYESSTASALVA, from the exons ATGGGTCGCATGCACGCTCCCGG AAAGGGCTTGTCCCAGTCAGCTCTGCCTTACAGGCGCAGTGTTCCCACT TGGCTGAAGCTCACTTCTGACGATGTCAAAGAGCAGATCTTCAAGCTGGCCAAAAAGGGTCTGACCCCCTCTCAGATCG GTGTGATTCTGAGGGACTCCCATGGTGTGGCCCAGGTACGTTTTGTCACTGGCAACAAGATCCTGAGGATCCTTAAGACCAAGGGTCTGGCCCCTGACCTCCCCGAGGATCTGTACCACCTTATCAAGAAGGCTGTGGCAGTCAGGAAGCAtctggagagaaacagaaag GACAAAGATGCCAAGTTCCGCCTGATTCTCATCGAAAGCAGAATCCACAGGCTGGCCCGTTACTACAAGACCAAGAGAGTACTGGCCCCCAACTGGAAGTA CGAGTCCTCTACAGCTTCTGCTCTGGTGGCATAA